The Nicotiana tomentosiformis chromosome 9, ASM39032v3, whole genome shotgun sequence genome contains the following window.
ACTCTCTCTAGATAAAAGACAATCACTACCTTTCTAAAGAGATTCGATTGTCTACTATTCCACACTTTTTTATTAGATCTGAGAAGGGTCCCAACGTTATAGTAtttgtctatcattcatcattgtcagaaaaaaaaatcatccacctcattcaatattgggtgaatcattctcattatttactttaatgtcatttattgttatttattgcttgatattcCCCCATCATTAATGATCTTGAAACATTGAATGTACATCACATTTAATCTTCTCTCAACACTGTTCTTGCGTTATTGGTGTTAATCGATTATAGATCTGAagttattatcattaactaggtttagCCATTCGTCATacaaaattaattagtttaatcaaaAGTCTACATTTTTTTGTCAAACAATTTGGCCGTCTATGGGGATACTCTAGTTAAATCTTTAGTTTTTTCTAGATCTATAACTGGCACAGTTcacaaaaaaagaagagaagctCCTACTTCCTTGTACACCCAGGTCTGACATGGCAGGTAAGGGAGAAGAAAGGATGAAGGCAGTGGCCGATCTCACTACCAACCTCTTAAAGACCATCAATGAGGTCTCCGAAACAGAAGGCAAAGCCATAACGCCTAACACCTCTCCTCGATGAAGTGGATCACCCCTCCCTCACCGCAGTATCACAACATCCCGCGGTAAAGGAGCTTTCACATCTACATCGGAAGAGGCGCCACCAGCGGTGAAGAAGCTACTCGAAACTTGGCTGACAAATACGCTGACCGACATCCTCAACAAGCCCACTCATGAGGCAGTTAGAAAAAATGCAAGGACTTGCATTGCACCAGCAACGGCTAAGAAGCACGACCCTCCCCCTTCAGTAACAGGATCACTCACAATATTAATAATGCAGGTAACGATACCCTCACGGCCATTCTGAAGAAAATGgaagaaatgaaaaatgaaaacatAATACTTCGGtatcaaatgagagaacaccaagaaaaAGAGTCAACAAAATACCGGGTGATCCAAAACTCTTGCCAAAAAGAGACACTGGTCGGTTCGTCGAGCAACCCTACAGTGATGAAGCCGCCCCACATGCCGTACCCAAGAGTTCAAGATGCCGCCTTATCTGAAAATTTATGACGGTATGACCGACCCCGAAGATCATGTAACTCACTATGTCACTGCGGTAAAGGGCAATGATCTCGCCAAAGAACTAGTCTCCTCCatcttgttgaaaaagttcggcgaGATCCTTACCGGAGGAGCATTGGCTTGGTATTCACAGTTGCCCGCGCACTCCATTGAAACATTTGAAGAGatggccgataagttcgtaacggcccatgtTGGGGCTAAAAAGGCGGAGGCAAGAGTGAACGATATATTTGCCATCAAACAATCACCCGGAGAGGGATTGAGGAATTTTCTCGCTCGATTCAACAGAGTAAGGATGACCTTACCGAATGTATCGGAAGGAATGGCTGTAGCAGCTTTCCAGAACGGGCTGAATAGGAATGGCTCGAGGGTAACCAGAAAACTATTAAATTGGATtatgaaatatcctccaaccacttgggatgaaatacacaacgcCTACTGTGCCGAGGTCCGTGCCGACGAAGACAACCTGAATGAGCCAACTCATCGATTGACCTCGGTACAAGCCAAAATCAGGAAGGATCGAAGAAATAATGCCAAGAGAGATCTTGCAGCTCCACGATCCAACCGAGAAAGGCATCAGCCATATGTGAGAAGCGTCATCATGCCCCTCTCCCGCCACAAAGAGGGCCCATCTAGGCCAAggacagggactcaccggaacgaGAGAAGTATGTCCCCTTTACTgtccgctcacaatttttgtgtgtcaccctcagaaatagtctatgcattggagaagctcggaccaaaagtaaagtggccacaaaagatgaggtcagatcCAAGCACTAGAAAATCAGacgccctctgcgagttccaccaagagcgaggtcacaaaactgagaactgcatcgccctaAGACAGGAGGTCTTGAACATGCTTCAtcaaggacacctcaaagaattgttgAGAGACCGaggaaggaccaactttgcccAAGGACGTGAACAACACCAGGGACTGCCGAAACCACCCTCACCGACTCGCACCATTCAAATGATCATCGGGGACGGCGATGATGTTTCGATCAACAGCATAAAGTTTgccacaacccacaagctcaaacggtcaATCACTAATGAACGGTAcgacgaactcgaagaaagtatcatcttcgataagccAGATACCCACGatttggttttccctcactatgatgccctcATTATCACTTTACGAATATTAGATACAGATGTAAGACACATTATGGTGGACGATGGGAGCGGCGCGTGCATTGTccatcctcgagtacttgcacaaatgaaactcgaggataatATAGTACCGTGTTGCATCATACTAacaggttttaacaatgcagttgaacgaacATCCTGGgaaatcacactccccgtcctggcCGGCGGCGTCACTCTGGAAACcatattccacatcatggaccaggatacGGCGTACAACACCATAATAGTTCGACCTTGGATACACGCCATGAGAGTTATCCCTTCCAACTTGTACCAAGTTATCAAATTTCCAACCCCATGGGGAGTATTCAGCATACGAGGAGAACAACGCACATCTCGAGAATGCTATCGCATAGCCCATGATTGTACATACACCCATTAGAGATCCCAAAACAATAGATGCCACGGGAtcaaccatagaagacctcgaccccatCCAACCTAATGAAATGACTACAGCAAGAAAGCCTACGTCGGCTGTAAGCTTCAAGAACGAGGTAAATTTCGTCAATTCTTAACTGCTAAAGCGAACTTGTTTGCTTTTTCCCATGCAGACATGCCAGGTATCCCGAAGGAGGTCACCACACACAAGTTGAACGCTGACCCGTTCTATCCCCCGGTAAGGTAGGTTAGGCGAAAGTTCAATTCCACAATAAATGATGCAGTTCGCGAGGAGGTCGAAAAATTGTTAGAAAACGGCTCCATCAGGGAATCAAAATATCCCCAGTGGGTCGCCAATGTGGTCATGGTAAAAAAGAAGAACGGAAAGTGGTGGATGTGCATAGACTTCacggatttaaacaaagcatgtcccaaAGATTCATTCCCGCTACCTCACATTGACCAGCTCATTGACGCAACAGCCGGGCATGAACTACTAAGCTTCTTAgatgcctactcgggctataaTTAGATCCATATGGAAGAGGAGGAGCAGGagaagaccaccttcatcacccaccaagaaACGTACTGCTATAAGGTGATGCCCTTCGGACTGAAAAACGCGGGGAAGAcataccaaaggttggtgaccaaaatgttcaaagaccaacttgGCAAAACCATTGAAGTCTTCATAGACGACATGTTAGCCAagtccaaaaagaaagaagatcacatcgaccacctGAAAGAGGCCTTCGACATACTCAGGCCATACGGGATGAAACTAAACCCTGATAAATGTGCGTTCGGCGTAACTTCAGGAAAATTTCTAGGCTTCCTAGTATCACAAAGAGGCATTGAGgtcaatcccgaccaaatcaaAGCCATTGAGGGAATACCAGAACACTTAACCAGCAAAAAACAAGTTCAAAAGCTGACCGACCGCATCGCCGCCTTGTCGAGGTTCATCTCACGATCATCTGATAGATATCACAAGTTTTTCAGCATGCTCAAGAAGGACAACGGCCTCCTATGGACATCCGAGTGCGTTCAAgccctgaaggagttaaaagCCTACCTAACATCGCCACCGTTACTTGCCAAAGCATAACCAGGGAAACATCTACTCGTCTACCTCGCCGTATCCGAAGTAGCGGTGAGTGTAGTCCTAGTCCAAGAAAATAAGggtacgcaatctcctatctattacattagcaaaaccctAGTCGATGCCGAGGCGAGGTATCCCCACCTCGAAAAACTGGCCTTGGCCTTGGTCATAGCTTCACAAAAGCTTAGACCCTACTTCTAATGCCATCCGATCTCGGTAATCACAACTTTCCCCTTGAGAAGCATcttgcataagcccgagctatcGGTAAGATTAGCTAAGTGGGCCATAGAATTGAGCGAGCATGATATCACATATCAACCGCGGACGGCGATAAAACCACAAGTCCTTGCCGACTTTGTCGCCTACTTTAGCGCAAAAATAATGTTTGAAGTCAAAAAAAAAGCCGCCCACGCTTCTCCGCGAATGCAAGATCTATGGATTTTGTACACCGACGGCGCTTCCAATGCATCAGGGTCCGGACTTAGACTTGTACTCGAAGTCCCGACAGGCGAAGTggttcgccagtccataaggtgcccggacatgactaacaacgaggtcgagtatgaggccgtgattgcagggttaaggctagcactcaagtatgGGGCAAGGCGGGTCATCCTACGTTGCGACTCTCAACTCGTcatcaaccaagtcacagggactttccagatcaaagagcaaaggttacaaaaataccagGCCGAGATCTGCAGGCTATTGCCCGAGTTCGACGAGTGCCAGTTCGACCAAATACCTCGAGCACAAAACATCGAAGCAAACGACCTCGCCAAATTAGCGACAGCAACTAAAAGCATAACCGGAGAAGGAAACGTGGTCACCCTTCTCCACTCATCGATAGATCAAATCGAGGTAAGGACCATAAATCTAACCTGGGACTGGCACAATCGTATTGTTACATACTTGTAGGATGACGTACTCCCAAATGATAAAAAGGAAGCCAAGAAGCTCCGGATACAAGCGGCCACGTACAACATCATTCACAACGGCCTATACAAAAGGACGTATGGCGGGCCCCTAGCGAAATGCTTAGGCCCGAATTAGATGCAGTGCGTACTggaagaagtccatgaaggccacTGCAGAGCTCACTCAGGAAATCGAGCTCTGGTCAGATGTTTCATACGGGCAGGTTACTACTGGCCTACTATGAAAAAAGAGGCCGCAGACTTCGTAAAAAAATGCgaacaatgccaaaaatacgccccaatgatccatcaagcgAGCGATCATCTCCACTCGGTCACCTCCCCTTGGCCTTTCATCAAATggagaatggacatcgtcggccccctccccgcggggcgaggtaacgtacgatttcttttggttttaactgactatgtTTCAAAATAGGTAGAAGCAGGAGCATTTGCCCAAATACGCGAACAGgaagtgatcgccttcatatggaaaaacattgtGTTCCGCTTCGGCCTCCCCAAAGTGATTAgttgcgacaacggaccccaatttaCTAGAAAAAAGGTCGCAAAATTTTTTGAGAAGTGGTATATCAAAAAAATACTCTCCATACCATACCACCCCGCGGGCAACGGGCAAGCGAAATCCTATAATaaatcaatactgaacatcataaAGAAAAAGCTTGAGGAAGCCAAAGGATTATGGCCGGAGCTGTTACCAGAAGTGCTTTAGGCCTATCGCACAACGCCAAAGACGAGTACATGAGAGACACCCTACtctttagtctatgggactgatgcggtaataccagtcgaagtcggagagcccaGTTTGCGATACTCCCATGAGAGCGGGCCGAGAAACGATGAAAGCAGAAGGCAAGAGCTCGACGAAGTCGAAGAACggagagatatggcctacataaggATTGTCGCCCAAAAACAGCAAGCAAGACACTATTATAACAAAAAAGCCAAGATCAgaccactcaaagtcggggactacgtgctcaAGGCTAAAACACAAGCAAGTAAAGACCCGCGGGAAGGCAAACTAGGGATGAATTGGGACGGCCCATACAAAATCATGGCAGCAGCAAATAAAGGGtcatttcaactagaaacaatggaaggtaaactactaccaaacaactgaaACGTCGCCCACCTCAAGTATTTCAGATTTTAAGAAAAAGCGTCCTCCAAGTCGCACTCTTTtttcctcacttgagttttgtcccaatcgGGTTTTCTCgatgaggtttttaacgaggtgaCAAGGGGGACACTTCCAAGTCAAAATGCGAACGGAAAGAGACACCAGACGGTTAGTTCATTGCCCAACCTCTCAACACGTCTCCAGGTCACctaatgaagggactagatagactgggaatTGAATGCCAGTCCAAAAaacatgtaaatttctccaagtatgagcAAAACACAAATGTATGAAGTCCGCCTATATTCTCGCCAGAACAACATCACCTCAATATCAACCCGGCCCCTGGCCACAATTAAGTAaattacattcgacctcgttcgaattaactgacaattgacctcgttcgaattaactaacattcgacctcgttcgaattaactcacattcaaCCTCAATCGAATTAaactacattcgacctcgttcgaattaactcacatttaACCTCGTTCGAAATAACTCACATTctacctcgttcgaattaaactacattcgacctcgttcgaattaactaaTATTCGACCTCATTCAAATTAACTCACactcgacctcattcgaattaaactacattcgacctcgttcgaattaactcacattcgacctcgttcgaattaactcacattcgaccttgttcgaattaactcacattcgacctcattcgaattaactacattcgacctcgttcgaattaactcacattcgacctcgtttgaattaaaCTACATTCGACATCGTTCGAATTAAACtacatttgacctcgttcgaattaaactacattcgacctcgttcgaattaaactacattcgacctcgttcgaattaaactacattcgacctcgttcgaattaacttatattcgacctcgttcgaattaacttgcattcgacctcgttcgaactaaTTCACATTCGACCTTGTTCAAATtgactcacattcgacctcgctcgaaccaaCTCAATACAGGTTacgttcgacctcgttcgaattaacacttGCTAATCCACGACCATGGCCAAAACCAAATTTTTATGATTAAAACAACATTTCTTACTTCAAATATATTCCTTACAAAAGCTAAAACAGATGCGAGCAAAAGTATGTATAAGAATTacaagcaaaagaaagaaaaacaactaCATGCTACCTAACTCAACAACACCATCTCCACCCATTTCTCCACCTTCACCGCTGCGATACTCAGTCGTACCAGGCGTCCTGCTCAATCCTTTCCACGTCTTCCTCAACATCACCAGCTTGTGGTGTGGCGGGGTCATAGCCACAAGAAAACTCACGTGCCTTAGCACGTGCATTCACTAAGTCGGCTTCCGAAACATCCCCCGTCCCCATCATATCCCTGAATATGTCCAGCTAGGCTTCAGCGTGAATCCATTCCTCATACAGATCCCGAGGAACATCAGGAAAAGTAGTGCGGGAGGAGGACGGATGCGCTAATAACTGTGCCTTCTCGGCCTCGAGGGCAACAACTCGATCACTAAGGTCCGCAGTCTCTTTTTCTAACTCCCTAATCCGCTCATCAAGCCGCTCCTCTCTGAGCCTAGCCGTCTCCATGGCGCAATCCCGTTCAGAATGAATAACACGGATTGCGTCCTCTAAAGCTCCAACTCTATGCACATCTGATAACTGGGCCGACTCCACCATATCCAAATCCGCTACCTTCTCGGCGACCTCGCCACTCAAAACGGCCGCTCGAAGTTGACACTTCTCCAGCTCGGCACGCAGCGAGACCACTTGGGACTAAAGGTCAGCGCACTGGGCCTCAACCACCCTACTCACTTCGAGCTCCTCCTCTTTGTCCTTCAACGCCCCCTCGAGCTCACTACATTTTTCGATGACCTTCACCAATTCGTTATCCTTCTCCTTTAGCTCATTTCAGAGGGCCCAGAAGTTTCTACTACCACCAACTCGCCGGTAAAGCTCACGGTGCTTATCACGATATTTGCGATATTTCCGCTCCATCTTTTGGAAGATAGCCTTACGCCTCTCCTCTCGGCGGGAACTTTCAATCTCCAAGATCACGATCTGAAAAGAAAGCCAGAGCGGGTAAGAATAATGTCAAAATGAACATAAAAAACGAATAAGGAAACAGAATACCAAATATACCCTAAGAGCAAGGCCGGCTATGCTCTTCGACAAAGTGGAATCCTTCAGCTTCTCGAGGGTCTTACCCTCCACATCGGAACAGAGTggaccaagagaagggaccacGTCCTCTGTATCAACTAATAGGTCCCGGTCTAAAGGGATCGCAATGGTTCGCATGCTCCCTCCCAACCTCACCTCAAGTCGGGTAAGTCCTTCCCCCATCATCCTAACTTCCTCGGCGTCCATATCGGAGCCCGTCTCATAATCCTCTTCGGCAACACTTTTGCCCTTGTTGTCAACCCGAGAGGAAGGGCCCTCGGTCGGTAAAGAGATCGATGTCTCACCCCCGTGTAAGGCATCGAGGATCCGCACTGACGACCCTTCAAAACCCGTTCCAGCCCCAAGGAGCAAAGTACATTCCTCGGCCCCCGACTGCGGCGAGATCGTGGATGGCTGCTCCATAGCAACTCTGAAATCTATAGTCGTCGTTTATCTAATGATGAAACTATCCATCGCCGAACTTCCCACGCGGACACTTCCTTCGCCGATATCGACATATCGCCTCTTGCGGTGAAGCAGATTATCATCAGTC
Protein-coding sequences here:
- the LOC138898617 gene encoding uncharacterized protein, giving the protein MPPYLKIYDGMTDPEDHVTHYVTAVKGNDLAKELVSSILLKKFGEILTGGALAWYSQLPAHSIETFEEMADKFVTAHVGAKKAEARVNDIFAIKQSPGEGLRNFLARFNRVRMTLPNVSEGMAVAAFQNGLNRNGSRVTRKLLNWIMKYPPTTWDEIHNAYCAEVRADEDNLNEPTHRLTSVQAKIRKDRRNNAKRDLAAPRSNRERHQPYVRSVIMPLSRHKEGPSRPRTGTHRNERSMSPLLSAHNFCVSPSEIVYALEKLGPKVKWPQKMRSDPSTRKSDALCEFHQERGHKTENCIALRQEVLNMLHQGHLKELLRDRGRTNFAQGREQHQGLPKPPSPTRTIQMIIGDGDDVSINSIKFATTHKLKRSITNERYDELEESIIFDKPDTHDLVFPHYDALIITLRILDTDVRHIMVDDGSGACIVHPRVLAQMKLEDNIVPCCIILTGFNNAVERTSWEITLPVLAGGVTLETIFHIMDQDTAYNTIIVRPWIHAMRVIPSNLYQVIKFPTPWGVFSIRGEQRTSRECYRIAHDCTYTH